The following proteins are encoded in a genomic region of Alistipes shahii WAL 8301:
- a CDS encoding alpha/beta hydrolase family protein, which produces MRRLFLIAALFLWTPAGAQNDDATPRKIEKETFVYAVRDADTLRLDRYALLSPDSRAKPCLMFLFGGGFMTGTRDNRRFRPFFDYYARKGFVVVSIDYRLGMKRARQAGLLDEEHFTQALDMTLSMATEDLYDATAYICRHMPDVDPSRIVTCGSSAGAITVLMGEYWLCNGHPLTAGKFTQDFSYAGVIAFAGAVCDTQDSLRWARDPAPMLLFHGDADRNVPYGAIGVDGVWLFGSKSIADDLARRRVPHAFYSVAETNHSMAWRPMTENRGEIDSFLEKLVFKRQRLVTDVRITPLDAPAVPKDFGISDYIDANYGH; this is translated from the coding sequence ATGAGACGTCTGTTTCTGATCGCTGCACTGTTTCTGTGGACGCCGGCCGGGGCGCAGAACGACGATGCGACGCCGCGGAAGATCGAAAAAGAGACCTTCGTCTATGCCGTGCGGGATGCCGACACGCTGCGGCTGGACCGTTATGCGCTCCTCTCGCCCGACAGCCGGGCGAAACCCTGCCTGATGTTCCTTTTCGGCGGCGGCTTTATGACCGGAACGCGGGACAACCGGCGTTTCCGCCCCTTCTTCGACTACTACGCCCGCAAGGGGTTCGTCGTCGTGTCGATCGACTACCGGCTGGGGATGAAGCGGGCCAGACAGGCCGGCCTGCTCGACGAGGAGCATTTCACGCAGGCGTTGGACATGACGCTTTCGATGGCGACGGAGGACCTCTACGACGCCACGGCCTATATCTGCCGGCATATGCCGGACGTCGATCCTTCGCGGATCGTGACGTGCGGGTCGAGCGCCGGGGCCATCACGGTGCTGATGGGCGAGTACTGGCTTTGCAACGGGCATCCGCTGACCGCCGGGAAGTTCACGCAGGACTTTAGCTACGCCGGGGTAATCGCCTTTGCGGGAGCCGTTTGCGATACGCAGGACAGCCTGCGCTGGGCGCGCGATCCCGCGCCGATGCTGCTTTTCCACGGCGACGCCGACCGCAATGTGCCCTACGGCGCGATCGGTGTCGACGGGGTCTGGCTGTTCGGCTCGAAGAGCATTGCCGACGACCTCGCGCGGCGCAGGGTTCCGCACGCGTTCTACTCCGTCGCCGAGACCAATCATTCGATGGCGTGGCGGCCGATGACCGAGAACCGCGGCGAGATCGACTCGTTTCTCGAAAAGCTGGTCTTCAAACGGCAGCGGCTGGTGACCGACGTCCGCATCACGCCGCTCGATGCGCCCGCAGTTCCGAAGGATTTCGGGATTTCCGACTACATCGACGCCAACTACGGGCATTAG
- a CDS encoding DUF2461 domain-containing protein yields the protein MKEVIDFFRRLHDDNTREWFDAHRAEWIRVKGRFADFTGQLIEGIASFDPEVRGLRPQDCTYRIARDTRFSPDKSPYKTYIGAYIAPKGKKSGFAGYYFHIEPCCDSLVCCNLLSAGAVCIEPTVLRSIREEVLDNGAQIEAAIRKAKGFRLCSGNRLKRVPTGFPADSPYAEMLKLKDFYLEQPIAEEFLLAPDLLERTVEQFRRTQPFIAILNRAIRYAHEEMQ from the coding sequence ATGAAGGAGGTCATCGACTTCTTCCGCCGGCTGCACGACGACAACACCCGGGAATGGTTCGACGCCCACCGCGCCGAATGGATCCGTGTGAAGGGACGGTTCGCCGATTTCACCGGACAGCTGATCGAGGGCATCGCGTCGTTCGACCCCGAGGTGCGCGGCCTGCGTCCGCAGGACTGCACCTACCGGATCGCCCGCGACACGCGTTTCTCGCCCGACAAGTCGCCCTACAAGACCTATATCGGGGCTTACATTGCGCCGAAGGGCAAGAAATCGGGTTTCGCGGGATACTATTTCCACATCGAACCCTGCTGCGACTCGCTGGTGTGCTGCAACCTGCTTTCGGCGGGCGCCGTGTGCATCGAGCCGACGGTGCTGCGGTCGATCCGCGAGGAGGTGCTCGACAACGGCGCGCAGATCGAGGCGGCGATCCGGAAGGCCAAAGGGTTCCGGCTGTGCAGCGGCAACAGGCTCAAGCGGGTCCCGACGGGATTCCCGGCCGACAGCCCCTATGCCGAGATGCTGAAGCTGAAGGATTTCTACCTCGAACAGCCCATCGCCGAGGAGTTCCTGCTCGCACCCGACCTGCTGGAACGCACCGTCGAGCAGTTCCGCCGCACGCAGCCGTTCATCGCCATTCTGAACCGGGCGATCCGCTACGCCCACGAAGAGATGCAGTGA
- a CDS encoding site-specific integrase encodes MRSTFKVLFYLKRNKDKDQKVVPVMGRITVNGSIAQFSAKLSVPETLWEVSGGRAKGRSLEADRINRHLDNIRTQIGKHYQDICDRESYVTAEKVKNAYLGFGEKYRLLLEAFEKFTGDLKKRVGIDRCHGTWNRYYKSIDHLRTFMRKEYNVSDMPLAELEQSFIEQYHVYLKSDLGLKPTTVSGYLKCLKYVVKIAFNNGWMPRNPFSLYQYTAPNPERSFLTEDELRRMMTTELRYKRQDYNRDMFLFSCFTGICYADMASLTYDRIEQDAQGEWWISGNRQKTETRYVVKLLPYALFILNKYRGLTGDGRVFAMSTLDSIDDSLKNIARECGIDKQLC; translated from the coding sequence ATGCGTAGCACGTTCAAGGTTCTGTTCTACCTTAAAAGGAACAAAGACAAAGATCAGAAAGTCGTCCCTGTCATGGGTCGCATCACGGTCAACGGCAGCATCGCGCAGTTCAGCGCGAAGCTCTCCGTCCCGGAAACGCTTTGGGAGGTCAGCGGCGGCCGCGCCAAAGGCCGTAGTCTCGAAGCGGATCGCATCAACCGTCATCTGGACAACATCCGCACCCAGATCGGCAAGCACTATCAGGATATCTGCGACCGGGAGTCATACGTTACGGCCGAAAAGGTCAAGAATGCCTATCTCGGCTTCGGAGAGAAATACCGGCTGCTTCTCGAAGCGTTCGAGAAATTCACCGGCGACCTCAAGAAACGTGTCGGCATCGACCGCTGCCACGGTACATGGAACCGCTACTATAAATCCATCGACCATCTGCGGACTTTCATGCGTAAGGAGTATAACGTGAGCGATATGCCGTTGGCGGAGTTGGAACAGTCGTTCATCGAGCAATACCACGTCTACCTTAAATCCGATCTGGGGCTCAAGCCTACGACCGTCAGCGGTTATCTCAAATGCCTGAAATACGTTGTCAAAATCGCGTTCAACAACGGCTGGATGCCTCGCAACCCCTTTTCCCTCTATCAATATACGGCTCCGAATCCGGAACGTAGTTTTTTAACGGAAGATGAACTCCGGCGTATGATGACTACCGAGCTGCGGTATAAGCGTCAGGACTATAACCGCGATATGTTCCTGTTCTCCTGCTTCACGGGCATCTGCTATGCGGATATGGCCTCGCTGACCTATGACCGGATCGAGCAGGATGCGCAGGGCGAGTGGTGGATCAGCGGCAACCGCCAGAAGACCGAAACCAGATACGTTGTCAAACTTCTGCCGTATGCGTTGTTCATCCTGAACAAGTACCGGGGTCTGACCGGCGACGGACGTGTTTTTGCCATGTCTACACTCGATTCGATCGACGACAGCCTGAAAAACATCGCCCGGGAGTGCGGCATCGACAAACAACTCTGTTAG
- the glyA gene encoding serine hydroxymethyltransferase — translation MKRDSQIFDLIAAERNRQMHGIELIASENFVSDQVMEAMGSVLTNKYAEGYPGARYYGGCEVVDKVETLAIERICRLYGAEYANVQPHSGAQANMAVFFACMQPGDTFMGLDLAHGGHLSHGSPVNMSGKYFKAVGYQLDEATGVIDYDAMERKALECKPKLIVGGASAYSREWDYKRMREIADKVGALLMVDMAHTAGLIAAGLLENPVKYAHIVTSTTHKTLRGPRGGIILMGKDFENPWGQTTPKGVVKMMSQILNSAVFPGIQGGPLEHVIAAKAVAFGEALEPAYKEYQTQVQKNAAAMAAAFVERGYKIVSGGTDNHLMLVDLRTKFPELTGKLAEKCLVAADITTNKNMVPFDSRSPFQTSGLRFGTPAITTRGLKEDKMDYIVGLIDRVLHDPENEANIAAVRKDVNALMADYPLFAW, via the coding sequence ATGAAAAGAGATTCCCAGATTTTCGATTTGATTGCCGCCGAGCGCAACCGCCAGATGCATGGCATCGAACTGATCGCTTCGGAGAACTTCGTCAGCGACCAGGTGATGGAGGCCATGGGTTCGGTCTTGACCAACAAATACGCCGAAGGCTATCCCGGAGCGCGCTACTACGGCGGCTGCGAGGTCGTGGACAAGGTCGAGACGCTGGCCATCGAGCGCATCTGCCGTCTCTACGGCGCGGAGTACGCCAACGTGCAGCCCCATTCGGGCGCACAGGCCAACATGGCCGTTTTCTTCGCCTGCATGCAGCCGGGCGATACGTTCATGGGACTGGACCTTGCACACGGAGGACACCTCTCGCACGGTTCGCCGGTCAACATGTCGGGTAAATATTTCAAGGCCGTGGGCTATCAGCTCGACGAGGCCACGGGCGTGATCGACTACGACGCCATGGAGCGCAAGGCCCTGGAGTGCAAGCCGAAACTGATCGTCGGCGGCGCCTCGGCCTACTCGCGCGAGTGGGATTACAAACGCATGCGCGAGATCGCCGACAAGGTGGGCGCGCTGCTGATGGTGGACATGGCCCACACGGCCGGTCTGATCGCCGCGGGGCTGCTGGAGAACCCCGTGAAATACGCGCATATCGTCACCTCGACGACCCACAAGACCCTGCGCGGCCCGCGCGGCGGCATCATCCTGATGGGCAAGGACTTCGAGAACCCCTGGGGCCAGACCACGCCGAAGGGCGTCGTGAAGATGATGTCGCAGATCCTCAATTCGGCCGTCTTCCCGGGCATCCAGGGCGGTCCGCTGGAGCACGTCATCGCCGCCAAGGCCGTAGCCTTCGGCGAAGCGTTGGAACCCGCCTACAAGGAGTATCAGACGCAGGTGCAGAAGAACGCCGCAGCCATGGCCGCCGCCTTCGTCGAGCGCGGTTACAAGATCGTCTCGGGCGGCACGGACAACCACCTGATGCTCGTCGACCTGCGCACGAAGTTCCCCGAACTGACGGGCAAGCTGGCCGAGAAGTGCCTCGTGGCCGCCGACATCACCACCAACAAGAACATGGTTCCGTTCGACAGCCGGTCGCCGTTCCAGACCTCGGGCCTGCGCTTCGGAACCCCGGCCATCACCACGCGCGGCCTGAAGGAGGACAAGATGGACTACATCGTCGGGCTGATCGACCGCGTGCTGCACGACCCGGAGAACGAAGCGAACATCGCCGCCGTGCGCAAGGACGTGAACGCGCTGATGGCCGACTATCCGCTTTTCGCGTGGTAA
- a CDS encoding lipid A phosphoethanolamine transferase: protein MNADLNNANKTNRRRTVKTRSRFTTLLTVYFFVALIIPNCVLANTEPYSVWTVEALILMPLGFYIMWSVALRRSGVMIWLAFPFIFFCAFQIVLLYLFGNSIIATDMFTNLLTTNPGEAGELLGNIYPSVVLVCVIYLPLLWLAAREIGHKRYITRTARMNIGLTGAALFAVGLLALWPAYHVSEERHVLRDEIFPLNIMYNLGLSGSEFRKSYNFHKTSEGFTYEAERTAEAPGREVYVYIIGEASRAMNWQLYGYGRETNPLLSGVGDLVVFRDVLTQSNTTHKSVPLILSSVATGEHEELYRRKGLPALFNEAGFDTWFISNQSPQGAMIDHLAHDARHVIYIRSPRHDTQLLDEMRKALERSTSQKLLFVLHCYGSHFSYHQRYPREFAHFQPDNDVAIARQHRPMLVNAYDNSIRYTDYFLAQTIDYLRSLKGTSSALLYCADHGEDLIDDDRERFLHASPTTTAYQLYVASLAWFSEDYRTHFPEKAAAAEANETAPATTHALFHTMADMASIRGRFLTTKVSLVSPDFDRTAPRRYLNDHNEAVPFRKTGLRHEDMEVFRKYGIEL, encoded by the coding sequence ATGAATGCCGATCTGAATAACGCGAATAAGACGAACCGCCGGAGGACGGTCAAGACCCGCAGCCGCTTCACGACGCTGCTGACCGTCTATTTCTTCGTGGCGCTGATCATCCCCAACTGCGTGCTGGCCAATACGGAGCCTTACTCGGTGTGGACCGTCGAGGCGCTGATCCTCATGCCGCTGGGATTCTACATAATGTGGAGCGTGGCGCTGCGGCGTTCGGGCGTGATGATCTGGCTGGCCTTCCCGTTCATCTTCTTCTGCGCCTTCCAGATCGTGCTGCTGTACCTGTTCGGCAACTCGATCATCGCCACGGACATGTTCACGAACCTGCTGACGACCAATCCGGGCGAGGCGGGCGAACTGCTGGGCAACATCTATCCGTCGGTGGTTCTGGTCTGCGTCATCTACCTGCCGCTGCTGTGGCTCGCGGCCCGCGAGATCGGACACAAACGCTACATCACGCGCACGGCGCGCATGAACATCGGTCTGACCGGGGCGGCGCTCTTCGCCGTGGGCCTGCTGGCCCTGTGGCCCGCCTACCACGTCAGCGAGGAGCGGCACGTGCTGCGCGACGAGATTTTCCCGCTCAACATCATGTACAACCTCGGGTTGAGCGGCTCGGAGTTCCGCAAGTCGTACAACTTCCACAAAACCTCCGAGGGCTTCACCTACGAGGCCGAACGCACGGCCGAAGCTCCGGGACGCGAGGTCTACGTATATATCATCGGGGAGGCGTCGCGCGCGATGAACTGGCAGCTCTACGGCTACGGGCGGGAGACCAATCCCCTGCTCTCCGGAGTCGGCGATCTGGTGGTTTTCCGCGACGTGCTGACCCAGAGCAACACCACCCACAAGAGCGTGCCGCTGATCCTCTCGTCCGTAGCCACCGGCGAACACGAGGAGCTGTACCGCCGCAAGGGCCTTCCGGCGCTCTTCAACGAGGCGGGATTCGACACGTGGTTCATCTCCAACCAGTCGCCGCAGGGCGCGATGATCGACCACCTGGCCCACGACGCCAGACACGTGATCTACATCCGCTCGCCGCGCCACGACACGCAGCTGCTCGACGAGATGCGCAAGGCGCTCGAAAGAAGCACGTCGCAGAAACTCCTTTTCGTGCTCCACTGCTACGGTTCGCACTTCAGCTACCACCAGCGCTATCCGCGCGAGTTCGCCCATTTCCAGCCCGACAACGACGTGGCGATCGCCCGGCAGCACCGTCCGATGCTCGTCAACGCCTACGACAACTCGATCCGTTACACGGATTATTTCCTCGCGCAGACCATTGATTACCTGCGGTCGCTGAAAGGCACTTCATCGGCCCTGCTCTACTGCGCGGACCACGGCGAAGACCTGATCGACGACGACCGCGAACGCTTCCTGCACGCCTCGCCCACGACGACGGCCTATCAGCTCTACGTGGCGTCGCTGGCCTGGTTCTCGGAGGATTACCGGACCCATTTCCCCGAAAAGGCCGCCGCCGCCGAGGCCAACGAGACGGCTCCCGCGACGACCCACGCGCTGTTTCACACGATGGCCGACATGGCTTCGATCCGCGGACGGTTCCTCACGACGAAGGTCTCGCTCGTAAGCCCCGATTTCGACCGCACGGCTCCGCGCCGCTACCTGAACGACCACAACGAAGCCGTGCCCTTCCGCAAGACGGGCCTGCGGCACGAGGACATGGAGGTGTTCCGGAAATACGGAATCGAACTTTAG
- a CDS encoding PorV/PorQ family protein, with the protein MKRLVTLLAALAALQTYAQRIEATLPSPDAKSLGMGGVMMTTLSGSHAIYNNSATAIFSHTPSQVSSSYYGQRSFDYYAVSGFCRFDNINLVQAGWRQFLREHGNNDMAVDLGYARRIGDRWAVGIVGRYMHLKRPDISADALAVDLSAAWQRPLENVGSYSTLRAGAKLGNLGGYLRDTEYTLPMDFTVGAALDTFLTDAHEITVGTDLGYYFSPSAVRGFQMSLGAEYNLMQLVQLRTGYHYGERRDYYPSYWTVGAGLRILHLRLDFAYLFAKKHSLLRNTYSISFGLDF; encoded by the coding sequence ATGAAACGACTCGTAACCTTGCTCGCGGCACTGGCCGCGCTCCAGACATACGCCCAGAGAATCGAGGCGACGCTTCCCAGCCCCGACGCCAAGTCGCTGGGCATGGGCGGCGTGATGATGACCACCCTTTCCGGTTCGCACGCCATCTACAACAACTCCGCGACGGCCATCTTCTCGCACACGCCGTCGCAGGTCTCCTCCTCCTATTACGGACAGCGGAGCTTCGACTATTACGCCGTGTCGGGATTCTGCCGGTTCGACAACATCAACCTCGTGCAGGCCGGCTGGCGGCAGTTCCTCCGCGAACACGGCAACAACGACATGGCCGTCGACCTGGGTTATGCGCGCCGCATCGGCGACCGGTGGGCCGTCGGCATCGTCGGCCGCTACATGCACCTCAAACGCCCCGACATCTCGGCCGACGCGCTGGCCGTGGATTTGAGCGCCGCGTGGCAGCGGCCGCTGGAGAACGTCGGCAGCTACTCGACGCTGCGCGCAGGCGCCAAGCTGGGCAACCTGGGCGGGTATCTCCGCGATACGGAATACACCCTGCCGATGGATTTCACCGTGGGCGCGGCCCTCGACACGTTCCTCACCGATGCGCACGAAATCACGGTCGGAACTGACCTGGGCTACTATTTCTCGCCCTCCGCGGTCCGCGGTTTCCAGATGTCGCTGGGCGCCGAGTACAACCTGATGCAGCTCGTGCAGCTGCGCACCGGCTACCACTACGGCGAACGGCGCGACTACTACCCGAGCTACTGGACCGTCGGCGCGGGACTGCGCATCCTCCACCTGCGGCTCGATTTCGCCTACCTCTTCGCCAAGAAGCACTCGCTGCTGCGCAACACATACAGCATCAGTTTCGGGTTGGATTTCTGA
- the fabG gene encoding 3-oxoacyl-[acyl-carrier-protein] reductase, whose product MKLLDGKVAVVTGAARGIGKAIALEFAKEGANVAFTDLAIDENGKATEAEIAALGVKAKGYASNAANFEETHAVIDQIIKDFGRIDILVNNAGITKDGLMMRMSEAQWDAVLTVNLKSAFNFIHAVVPVMARQKSGSIINMSSVVGVSGNAGQCNYSASKAGMIGLAKSIAKEMGPRGIRANAIAPGFIMTEMTDKLPDEVKEGWYKQIPLRRGGTPEDVAKVALFLASDLSSYVSGQVIHCCGAMNC is encoded by the coding sequence ATGAAATTACTGGATGGAAAAGTGGCCGTTGTGACCGGCGCCGCACGCGGCATCGGCAAGGCCATCGCACTCGAATTCGCCAAAGAGGGCGCCAACGTGGCGTTCACCGACCTTGCGATCGACGAGAACGGCAAGGCTACCGAAGCCGAAATCGCCGCGCTGGGCGTGAAAGCCAAGGGCTATGCCTCGAACGCAGCCAACTTTGAAGAGACGCACGCGGTCATCGACCAGATCATAAAGGATTTCGGCCGTATCGACATCCTCGTGAACAACGCCGGAATCACCAAGGACGGCCTGATGATGCGCATGTCCGAGGCCCAGTGGGATGCCGTGCTGACGGTCAACCTCAAGTCGGCGTTCAACTTCATCCACGCCGTCGTGCCGGTCATGGCGCGCCAGAAAAGCGGCTCGATCATCAACATGTCGTCGGTGGTGGGCGTCAGCGGCAACGCCGGCCAGTGCAACTACTCGGCCTCGAAAGCCGGCATGATCGGCCTTGCGAAGTCGATCGCCAAGGAGATGGGTCCGCGCGGCATTCGCGCCAACGCCATCGCCCCGGGCTTCATTATGACCGAGATGACCGACAAACTGCCCGACGAGGTGAAGGAGGGCTGGTACAAGCAGATTCCGCTGCGCCGCGGCGGCACGCCGGAGGATGTCGCCAAGGTGGCGCTGTTCCTCGCGTCGGACCTTTCGTCGTATGTCAGCGGGCAGGTCATCCACTGCTGCGGAGCGATGAACTGTTAG
- a CDS encoding DoxX family protein, translating to MGKRISDWIGQYRCMDWAVLYLRLFTGASMLFHNIGKIQNYNEIISSYPSPLYINPPAVFVIVTVAEALLAVLIIMGLWVRMSALVMSLGILLMFAWGGFGAGEPEFAWLGIYVFLIVSGGGLYAFDAALTPSDRKK from the coding sequence ATGGGAAAACGAATTTCAGACTGGATCGGACAATACAGGTGCATGGACTGGGCGGTGCTCTACCTGCGGCTGTTCACGGGGGCTTCGATGCTGTTTCACAACATCGGCAAAATACAGAACTACAACGAGATAATCAGTTCATATCCATCGCCGCTTTACATCAATCCGCCGGCCGTGTTCGTCATCGTGACGGTCGCCGAGGCGCTGCTGGCCGTGCTGATCATCATGGGTCTCTGGGTGCGGATGTCGGCCCTCGTCATGTCGCTGGGCATCCTCCTGATGTTCGCCTGGGGCGGATTCGGAGCCGGAGAGCCGGAATTCGCGTGGCTCGGGATCTACGTATTCCTGATCGTTTCGGGCGGCGGACTGTACGCCTTCGACGCGGCTCTGACCCCGTCCGACCGAAAAAAATGA
- a CDS encoding low molecular weight protein-tyrosine-phosphatase: MKTRILFVCLGNICRSPAAEGIMHRIVERRGLSGTFGIDSAGTYGGHRGELPDPRMRSAASRRGYALTHRSRQVREEDFDRFDMIVAMDDMNYESLNRLAPSREAARKIFRMAEFCRRHPDRTYVPDPYYEGHEGFELVLDMLEDGCEGILEYLSENGK, translated from the coding sequence ATGAAAACGAGAATATTGTTTGTCTGCCTCGGCAATATCTGCCGTTCTCCGGCCGCCGAGGGCATCATGCACCGCATCGTGGAGCGACGCGGCCTGTCCGGGACGTTCGGGATCGACTCCGCGGGAACCTATGGGGGACACCGCGGCGAACTGCCCGATCCGCGCATGCGCAGCGCGGCCTCGCGCCGCGGCTATGCGCTGACGCACCGTTCGCGGCAGGTCCGGGAGGAGGATTTCGACCGCTTCGACATGATCGTGGCGATGGACGACATGAACTACGAGTCGCTCAACCGGCTGGCTCCGTCGCGCGAGGCTGCGCGGAAGATTTTCCGCATGGCGGAGTTCTGCCGCCGCCATCCCGACCGCACCTACGTGCCCGATCCCTACTACGAGGGCCACGAGGGCTTCGAACTGGTGCTCGACATGCTGGAAGACGGCTGCGAGGGGATTCTGGAATATCTCTCCGAAAACGGAAAATGA
- a CDS encoding DNA-3-methyladenine glycosylase I — translation MQDMIDGRCGWCGTDGLYVKYHDEEWGRPVTDDGKLFEFLVLESAQAGLSWITILRKREGYRKAFCNFDAGKVARMTDDDVERLMHFDGIVKNRLKIKATITNARLFLAVQEEFGSFRDYTLSFFPGGKPITNHFRSLNEIPASSPESDAMSRDMKKRGFKFFGPTICYAHLQASGFVNDHLTGCICRNGQ, via the coding sequence ATGCAGGATATGATAGACGGACGCTGCGGTTGGTGCGGAACCGACGGGCTGTATGTGAAATACCACGACGAGGAGTGGGGAAGACCGGTGACCGACGACGGGAAGCTGTTCGAATTCCTCGTGCTGGAGAGCGCCCAGGCCGGGTTGAGCTGGATAACGATTCTCCGGAAGCGGGAGGGCTACCGCAAGGCCTTTTGCAATTTCGACGCCGGGAAGGTGGCGCGGATGACCGATGACGATGTCGAACGGCTGATGCACTTCGACGGCATCGTGAAAAACCGGCTGAAAATCAAAGCGACCATCACGAATGCGCGGCTGTTCCTCGCCGTGCAGGAGGAGTTCGGCAGTTTCAGGGACTACACGCTGTCGTTCTTTCCCGGCGGAAAGCCGATCACCAACCATTTCCGCTCCCTGAACGAGATTCCGGCGTCGTCACCCGAATCCGACGCCATGAGCCGGGACATGAAAAAACGGGGTTTCAAATTTTTCGGCCCCACGATTTGTTACGCCCATTTGCAGGCCTCGGGGTTCGTCAACGACCATCTGACGGGCTGCATTTGCCGGAACGGACAATGA
- a CDS encoding BamA/TamA family outer membrane protein has product MLRRPAVLLLISAGMHLTAHAQETAIRSSDGDSLRYSYTPLPPQAPEKRPFLRRVVDYFGESTTDKTFEKKIDFTFAGGPSYSKNTSFGIGLLAAGLYRLDRTDSITAPSDVSIFGNVSVSGFYALGVTGNNIFSHNKRRINYTVMFASAPRSFWGIGYDAGRYNPESTYSEKRYLVEGRYLHEFLPHAYIGGLVSFEHVRGLKFSDPAYLAGQKQRYTATGVGAILEYDSRDFIPSPFRGVYVSFQETLFPKGLGNCGKTLWRTTFTADAYGQVWKGGVLAADLYAVFNSDGTPWPMLARMGGGQRMRGYYQGRYTDNDMITVQVELRQRIWRRIGCAVWGGAGNVFPSLSRFDWSQTLPNYGAGLRWELKKRVNVRLDYGFGKKTSGFLLNINEAF; this is encoded by the coding sequence ATGCTGCGCCGCCCCGCCGTTCTGCTCCTCATAAGCGCAGGCATGCACCTCACGGCGCATGCCCAGGAGACCGCCATCCGCTCCTCCGACGGCGACTCGCTCCGCTACTCCTACACCCCGCTGCCGCCGCAGGCTCCCGAAAAGAGACCCTTTCTGCGGCGCGTCGTCGATTATTTCGGGGAGTCGACCACCGACAAGACCTTCGAGAAAAAGATAGATTTCACCTTCGCCGGAGGTCCCAGCTACTCGAAGAACACGAGTTTCGGCATCGGGCTGCTGGCTGCGGGACTCTACCGCCTCGACCGCACGGACTCGATCACGGCGCCGTCGGACGTCTCGATCTTCGGCAACGTCTCGGTGTCGGGCTTCTATGCGCTGGGCGTGACGGGAAACAACATTTTCTCGCACAACAAACGCCGCATAAACTATACGGTGATGTTCGCCTCGGCGCCCCGCAGTTTCTGGGGAATCGGTTACGACGCCGGGCGGTACAATCCCGAGAGCACCTACTCCGAAAAGCGTTATCTGGTCGAAGGGCGCTACCTGCACGAGTTCCTGCCCCACGCCTACATCGGAGGACTGGTGAGCTTCGAGCATGTGCGGGGGCTGAAATTTTCAGACCCGGCCTACCTCGCAGGGCAGAAACAGCGCTATACGGCCACGGGCGTCGGCGCAATTCTGGAATACGACTCGCGGGACTTCATCCCCAGCCCGTTCCGGGGCGTCTACGTGAGTTTTCAGGAGACGCTGTTCCCCAAGGGGCTGGGCAACTGCGGCAAGACGCTGTGGCGCACGACCTTCACGGCCGACGCTTACGGGCAGGTCTGGAAAGGCGGCGTTCTGGCTGCGGATCTGTATGCCGTATTCAACTCCGACGGCACTCCGTGGCCGATGCTCGCCCGCATGGGCGGAGGCCAGCGGATGCGCGGCTACTACCAGGGCCGCTATACGGACAACGACATGATCACCGTGCAGGTCGAACTGCGCCAGCGCATCTGGAGGCGGATCGGATGCGCGGTATGGGGCGGCGCGGGCAACGTTTTCCCCTCGCTGTCGCGATTCGACTGGTCGCAGACGCTGCCCAACTACGGCGCAGGACTCCGGTGGGAACTGAAAAAACGGGTGAACGTGCGCCTCGACTACGGATTCGGCAAGAAAACGAGCGGTTTCCTGCTGAACATCAACGAGGCTTTTTAA